From one Chanodichthys erythropterus isolate Z2021 chromosome 3, ASM2448905v1, whole genome shotgun sequence genomic stretch:
- the cacng1b gene encoding voltage-dependent calcium channel gamma-1 subunit, whose protein sequence is MLEDKKTKVKITFLVILVGISSMLAAVVTDHWAVLSPRVEQLNTTCEAAHFGLWRLCKKSIFIVEEDPQGKGCGPISLPGVKNCSYFKHFTSGEEAEVFEVKTQKEYNISAAAIAIFSLAFMTLGSLCLLGAFGKGRDYLLRPAGMFFAFAGLCIVISVEVMRQSVKRMIDSDETIWIEYYYSWSFACACAAFTLLFLSGLSLLIISMPHMPRNPWETCMDADPESID, encoded by the exons ATGCTGGAGGACAAGAAGACCAAGGTGAAGATAACCTTCCTGGTTATCCTGGTGGGCATCTCGTCCATGTTGGCAGCAGTGGTGACGGACCACTGGGCGGTTCTGAGTCCCAGGGTGGAGCAGCTCAACACCACCTGCGAAGCGGCCCACTTTGGACTCTGGAGATTGTGTAAAAAGAGTATCTTCATTGTGGAGGAAGACCCTCAGGGCAAAGGCTGTGGCCCCATCAGCCTGCCAGGAG TCAAGAACTGCTCGTACTTCAAACACTTCACATCAGGGGAAGAGGCTGAAGTTTTTGAAGTAAAGACTCAGAAAG AGTACAACATCTCAGCTGCTGCTATCGCTATCTTCAGTTTGGCCTTCATGACCCTGGGCAGTCTCTGCCTCCTGGGGGCTTTTGGGAAGGGCAGAGACTACCTACTGAGACCAGCTGGAATGTTCTTTGCTTTTGCAG GCCTGTGTATCGTCATCTCCGTGGAGGTCATGAGGCAGTCTGTCAAACGCATGATCGACAGCGACGAGACCATATGGATCGAGTACTACTATTCGTGGTCCTTCGCTTGCGCCTGCGCCGCCTTCACCCTCCTCTTCCTCAGTGGCCTCAGCCTCCTCATCATCTCAATGCCACACATGCCCAGAAACCCCTGGGAGACCTGCATGGATGCCGACCCCGAGTCCATAGACTAG